Proteins found in one Drosophila innubila isolate TH190305 chromosome X, UK_Dinn_1.0, whole genome shotgun sequence genomic segment:
- the LOC117794355 gene encoding myb-like protein U gives MDVEIPVLAGYLNVPTQTGFSLNRISKKKSCSRYCLLFKASRHGIARLEICENKDDKNPKIFTLENCVKITQEPPPANLVQIVKRNGQLTLNTNSDEELKEWVTALQMVAFCDISGLHAAHGAIEEDNDLYCSSFDGLFIITLIPSEASIRCNIEPRTYMLQMTPTELQLKSEDLNVTIAMWPYRFIRKYGYRDGKFTFEAGRKCTTGEGVFTLDHTNPQEVFRCMSAKMKSMKKLISGDSLSSIECNENQFSAAACMEPGSRSPLPPSPSSNPHAGEFEINSTQSCISIRGFISSNDSLNNFSSNGSNSVSLSVPSSQSIVKHIPNKPPRKLPTPLDKLTVGSGTVTGSSIAGQTQCDNKYKNIVKYEPVAITTSSPSDANSKNSGSAVILKPSSPDCSSAGSPPDLPLRNESCAGKLSLERDYECIENITDAWKTRGVGDVRHCERIPTLSCDTDFGRQRSQSQREKRKDLSTLSSSNNNSNNNNNVSGSGTTTPKIIDIDIGEGVGLIAPDANYDRLDFLSPNNKTSSGYKTIVNLTLPTNRMRCSPPPPNEYELIASPDTESFRKADDSHLGYGVLRKSNTASTSNNNNINNNNNNNTNNNNNNSNLNNNLNNNNNNNSILPANNNNNINNSSADICLARGIATPTTTTTTATTTNKGNNDAALDHRSYNGLNYTIVSKPKRV, from the exons ATGGATGTTGAAATACCTGTTTTGGCTGGATATCTTAATGTTCCAACACAAACTGGATTTTCGCTAAATCGTATCTCGAAAAAG AAATCATGCAGCCGTTACTGTCTATTGTTTAAGGCCAGTCGTCATGGCATTGCCCGTTTGGAGATCTGCGAGAATAAGGATGACAAGAATCCAAAAATCTTTACACTCGAGAATTGTGTTAAGATCACACAGGAACCGCCGCCAGCGAATCTCGTACAGATTGTGAAACGGAATGGACAACTCACGTTGAACACGAACAGCGATGAGGAGCTCAAGGAATGGGTGACCGCCCTCCAAATGGTCGCCTTTTGTGACATTAGCGGTCTGCATGCCGCCCATGGTGCCATCGAGGAGGACAACGATCTATATTGCAGCTCATTT GACGGACTGTTTATCATAACGCTGATACCGTCAGAGGCGTCGATCAGATGTAACATTGAGCCGAGAACATATATGCTCCAGATGACACCGACGGAGCTGCAGCTGAAATCGGAGGATTTGAATGTGACAATTGCCATGTGGCCATATCGATTCATACGAAAATACGGTTATCGCGATGGCAAATTCACATTTGAGGCGGGACGCAAATGCACCACCGGGGAGGGTGTCTTCACCTTGGATCACACCAATCCCCAGGAGGTTTTCCGCTGCATGTCCGCCAAAATGAAGTCGATGAAGAAGTTGATCAGTGGCGATAGCTTGAGCAGCATTGAATGCAATGAGAATCAATTTAGTGCCGCCGCTTGCATGGAGCCAGGATCACGTAGTCCATTGCCACCATCGCCATCGAGTAATCCCCATGCTGGtgaatttgaaatcaattcaacCCAGAGCTGCATCTCGATAAGGGGCTTCATAAGCTCCAACGATTCATTGAATAACTTCTCGTCCAATGGCAGTAATAGTGTCAGTTTATCCGTGCCATCATCGCAATCAATTGTTAAACACATTCCCAATAAGCCGCCCAGAAAGCTGCCGACACCGTTGGACAAATTAACTGTTGGATCGGGCACCGTAACTGGATCCTCGATAGCTGGCCAAACTCAATGTGATAATAAATACAAGAATATTGTGAAATATGAACCCGTTGCCATAACGACATCGTCACCCTCGGATGCCAACAGCAAGAACAGCGGCTCGGCTGTGATATTGAAGCCCAGCTCACCGGATTGCTCATCCGCTGGAAGTCCACCCGATTTGCCCCTGCGCAATGAGAGTTGCGCCGGCAAATTATCCCTAGAGCGTGACTACGAGTGCATCGAGAATATAACGGATGCGTGGAAGACACGTGGTGTTGGCGATGTGCGGCATTGTGAGAGGATTCCAACGCTTAGTTGCGATACGGATTTTGGGCGACAACGTTCGCAGTCGCAGCGTGAGAAGCGCAAGGATTTAAGCACcttaagcagcagcaacaacaacagcaacaacaacaacaatgtcagTGGCAGTGGCACAACAACACCGAAAATAATCGACATTGATATTGGAGAGGGAGTTGGTTTGATTGCCCCGGATGCCAACTATGATCGTTTGGATTTTCTATCGCCAAATAATAAAACGTCCAGCGGATATAAAACAATTGTGAATCTAACATTGCCCACGAATCGTATGAGATGCAGTCCGCCACCTccaaatgaatatgaattgaTTGCTAGTCCCGATACCGAAAGTTTTCGCAAGGCCGATGACAGTCATCTTGGCTATGGTGTTCTTCGTAAATCCAACACTgccagcaccagcaacaacaataacatcaacaacaacaacaacaataacacaaataataataataacaacagcaatcttaataataatcttaataacaacaataataataacagtatACTGcccgccaacaacaacaacaacattaacaatagCTCAGCGGATATATGCCTGGCGAGAGgcattgccacgcccacaacaactacaacaacagcaactacaacgaACAAGGGTAACAACGATGCCGCCCTCGATCATCGCAGCTACAACGGTCTCAATTATACGATTGTTAGCAAGCCAAAGCGTGTCTAA
- the LOC117794356 gene encoding malonate--CoA ligase ACSF3, mitochondrial — MLSLRRLQNLHLRPWVRLCSAELIHKDTFIEKLRNSFREDERNNFVVPTFKKAMLFPDEIAVKDVVGEFTYFQLYITAKKLAIQISNFCGSASQSNVAFLCSNNALWIVIQWGCWISGQVAVPLEPNQAADELLGQATDCKAKLLIGTPECEGMTQELAQKLQTASIVLDHGFVPSSESVSSTAMYAKQLVGLNGALIPESTLSNDYYANAPAMLLYTPSSASGRNAVVLTHRNIEAQMRCLVASWHLNATDCMLPIISMHRMHAAIGALLGVGGNIVLQQKFDSHTAWSSLLGINSKSKQRVNIFLAMPIIYKRLIAEYDKMFAQDSRMVEYIINHCKQKTRLMATAFGLLPESVFYRWREITGQNIYEYYGMLETGLVLGPALDEPSISIDYRPGTLGAPLVGVTARLVNKNGDQLVSCKNECLHTTEEGQEEKVTSSPVLSTVIGELQISGDHLFPLKITHPAPVPLQQPLEQPMEQQTPRLEQQQKLERQQVEQPKQLEKPKQPATDYTADKFLKTGDICAYQNGSFLFLSKSSDVFNVGGYQIYGSEIKKALISHPSINDVAVLGIPNKLWGHRLGVICILSPDADVDLETIKTYCYSQLPAHKRPTVFKTIIAK, encoded by the exons ATGCTGTCACTGCGACGATTGCAAAACCTCCACTTGCGTCCCTGGGTGCGTCTCTGTTCCGCCGAGCTAATCCACAAG gACACTTTCATTGAAAAGCTGAGGAACAGCTTTCGGGAGGATGAGCGCAATAATTTTGTAGTGCCAACGTTTAAAAAAGCCATGCTCTTTCCGGATGAGATCGCTGTGAAGGATGTGGTCGGCGAGTTTACCTACTTTCAGCTTTATATAACCGCCAAGAAACTGGCTATACAGATATCCAACTTTTGCG gtAGCGCATCCCAGTCGAATGTGGCATTTCTCTGTTCGAATAATGCTTTGTGGATTGTGATACAATGGGGTTGTTGGATCTCGGGACAGGTGGCGGTGCCGCTGGAGCCAAATCAGGCGGCGGATGAGTTGCTTGGCCAGGCAACAGATTGCAAGGCGAAACTGTTAATTGGAACACCCGAGTGTGAGGGAATGACACAGGAATTGGCACAGAAACTGCAGACGGCTAGCATTGTATTGGATCACGGCTTTGTGCCCAGCTCGGAGAGTGTCTCCTCCACCGCGATGTATGCGAAACAGCTGGTCGGACTTAACGGTGCCTTGATTCCGGAGAGCACATTGTCCAATGATTATTATGCGAATGCGCCAGCAATGCTTCTGTATACTCCGAGTTCGGCAAGTGGACGCAATGCTGTCGTGTTGACCCATCGCAATATTGAGGCACAAATGCGTTGTCTCGTTGCGAGTTGGCATCTGAATGCCACAGATTGTATGCTGCCCATTATATCGATGCATCGCATGCATGCCGCAATTGGAGCATTGCTTGGCGTGGGTGGCAACATTGTGTTGCAACAGAAATTCGATAGCCATACCGCGTGGAGCTCCTTGTTGGGCATCAATAGCAAATCAAAGCAGAGGGTCAACATCTTTCTGGCCATGCCCATCATCTACAAGCGACTCATTGCCGAATACGACAAGATGTTTGCCCAAGACTCTCGCATGGTCGAGTACATCATCAATCATTGCAAGCAGAAGACTCGTTTAATGGCCACCGCCTTTGGTCTACTCCCCGAATCCGTTTTCTATCGCTGGCGTGAGATTACGGGTCAGAATATCTACGAGTATTACGGTATGCTGGAAACGGGTTTGGTTTTGGGTCCCGCACTCGATGAACCCTCCATTAGCATTGACTATCGTCCGGGTACGTTGGGTGCTCCTCTGGTCGGTGTCACGGCGCGTCTGGTGAACAAGAATGGTGATCAGCTGGTCAGCTGTAAAAATGAATGCCTCCACACAACTGAAGAGGGACAGGAGGAGAAGGTAACCAGTTCGCCGGTGCTTAGTACAGTGATTGGAGAGCTGCAAATCTCCGGAGATCATCTATTTCCGCTGAAGATTACCCATCCAGCTCCTGTGCCGCTGCAACAGCCATTGGAACAGCCAATGGAGCAACAGACACCGCGactggaacaacaacaaaaactagaaCGACAGCAGGTGGAACAACCAAAGCAGTTGGAAAAACCAAAACAGCCGGCGACGGATTATACGGCGGATAAATTCCTCAAGACGGGCGACATTTGCGCCTATCAAAATGGCAGCTTTCTCTTTCTCAGCAAATCGTCGGATGTGTTCAATGTGGGCGGCTATCAGATCTATGGAtccgaaataaaaaaagctctCATTTCGCATCCGAGCATCAACGATGTCGCCGTACTTGGTATACCCAATAAACTATGGGGTCATCGTTTGGGTGTTATCTGCATTTTATCGCCCGATGCGGATGTCGATCTGGAGACGATCAAAACTTATTGTTACAGTCAATTGCCAGCCCATAAGCGACCCACTGTCTTCAAGACTATCATTGCCAAGTGA
- the LOC117794359 gene encoding antigen 5 like allergen Cul n 1 isoform X1 produces the protein MKIPVVISLLICLMSEAFGSPDYCDPDLCKYNGVKNHAACNKELKFDTSCSENASVLKINQSVILAAHNAVRQKWASGKGKVRIEACRMATVSWDDELAKLAEYNVMQCAMKHDCSGTYKFKMAGQNLAKMGFLGSPSKINDFLESSIANWESEERNVNADILAACPENYNEPAIGHFIQLVQELNVAVGCAVSNYNDERNYNTFLLACNYGRSTIPNTPVYRGCKKAAIECESGTNPDYPALCSLKEKVKFN, from the exons ATGAAAATTCCAGTGGTAATTTCTTTGCTGATCTGCCTGATGAGTGAG GCATTTGGAAGTCCAGATTATTGCGATCCcgatttatgtaaatataatggGGTGAAGAACCATGCGGCATGCAACAAGGAGTTG AAATTTGACACGAGTTGTTCCGAAAATGCGAGTGTCCTAAAAATTAATCAGTCGGTCATTCTTGCGGCACATAACGCGGTACGTCAGAAATGGGCTAGTGGAAAGGGTAAAGTCAGGATCGAGGCCTGTCGCATGGCAACTGTGAGCTGGGACGATGAGTTGGCCAAATTGGCGGAGTACAATGTGATGCAGTGCGCGATGAAGCACGATTGCAGCGGCACGTATAAGTTTAAGATGGCCGGACAGAATCTCGCCAAGATGGGGTTCCTTGGAAGTCCTTCCAAAATAAACGATTTCCTCGAAAGTTCTATCGCTAATTGGGAGAGTGAAGAGCGCAACGTCAATGCTGACATTCTTGCAGCATGTCCCGAAAATTACAACGAACC CGCCATTGGCCACTTTATTCAGCTCGTCCAGGAACTTAATGTTGCCGTCGGTTGTGCCGTTTCCAACTATAACGATGAAAGAAACTATAACACTTTTCTTCTAGCATGCAACTACGGCAGAAGCACCATACCAAACACGCCCGTCTACAGAGGATGCAAGAAGGCGGCCATCGAATGTGAGAGCGGCACCAATCCCGACTACCCGGCACTCTGCTCATTGAAAGAAAAGGTCAAATTCAACTAA
- the LOC117794359 gene encoding antigen 5 like allergen Cul n 1 isoform X3 — MKIPVVISLLICLMSEAFGGPNYCDPDLCGEGETHVGCGSIGFADSCPDNVRYLDVDPDVVVKAHNDVRQKWASGKGKVRVEACRMATVSWDDELAKLAEYNLQQCQMEHDECHNTYKFKSSGQNLFYKSLKGGNAPEVRDILEEAIADWESEGRFVDAKILAAYPENYNGPAIGHFIQLVQELNVAVGCAVSNYNDERNYNTFLLACNYGRSTIPNTPVYRGCKKAAIECESGTNPDYPALCSLKEKVKFN; from the exons ATGAAAATTCCAGTGGTAATTTCTTTGCTGATCTGCCTGATGAGTGAGGCATTTGGAGGCCCAAATTATTGTGATCCCGATTTATGTGGCGAAGGCGAGACACATGTGGGATGTGGTTCAATT GGATTCGCCGACAGCTGTCCCGACAATGTGCGTTACCTGGACGTTGATCCGGATGTCGTCGTTAAGGCACATAACGACGTGCGTCAGAAATGGGCCAGTGGAAAGGGTAAAGTCAGGGTCGAGGCCTGTCGCATGGCAACTGTAAGCTGGGACGATGAGTTGGCCAAATTGGCGGAGTACAATTTACAACAGTGTCAGATGGAGCACGATGAATGCCACAACACGTATAAGTTCAAGAGCTCCGGACAGAATCTCTTCTACAAGAGTTTAAAGGGCGGAAATGCTCCCGAAGTACGAGATATCCTCGAAGAGGCTATTGCAGATTGGGAGAGTGAAGGGCGCTTCGTCGATGCTAAAATTCTTGCAGCATATCCCGAAAATTACAATGGACC CGCCATTGGCCACTTTATTCAGCTCGTCCAGGAACTTAATGTTGCCGTCGGTTGTGCCGTTTCCAACTATAACGATGAAAGAAACTATAACACTTTTCTTCTAGCATGCAACTACGGCAGAAGCACCATACCAAACACGCCCGTCTACAGAGGATGCAAGAAGGCGGCCATCGAATGTGAGAGCGGCACCAATCCCGACTACCCGGCACTCTGCTCATTGAAAGAAAAGGTCAAATTCAACTAA
- the LOC117794359 gene encoding antigen 5 like allergen Cul n 1 isoform X2, with product MKIPVVISLLICLMSEAFGGPNYCDPDLCGEGETHVGCGSIGFADSCPDNVRYLDVDPDVVVKAHNDVRQKWASGKGKVRVEACRMATVSWDDELAKLAEYNLQQCQMEHDECHNTYKFKSSGQNLFYKSLKGGNAPEVRDILEEAIADWESEGRFVDAKILAAYPENYNGPVIGHFTMLAQELNVAVGCAASNFQTDNGYNTYLVACNYGRSTIPNTPVYRGCKKAAIECESGTNPDYPALCSLKEKVKFN from the exons ATGAAAATTCCAGTGGTAATTTCTTTGCTGATCTGCCTGATGAGTGAGGCATTTGGAGGCCCAAATTATTGTGATCCCGATTTATGTGGCGAAGGCGAGACACATGTGGGATGTGGTTCAATT GGATTCGCCGACAGCTGTCCCGACAATGTGCGTTACCTGGACGTTGATCCGGATGTCGTCGTTAAGGCACATAACGACGTGCGTCAGAAATGGGCCAGTGGAAAGGGTAAAGTCAGGGTCGAGGCCTGTCGCATGGCAACTGTAAGCTGGGACGATGAGTTGGCCAAATTGGCGGAGTACAATTTACAACAGTGTCAGATGGAGCACGATGAATGCCACAACACGTATAAGTTCAAGAGCTCCGGACAGAATCTCTTCTACAAGAGTTTAAAGGGCGGAAATGCTCCCGAAGTACGAGATATCCTCGAAGAGGCTATTGCAGATTGGGAGAGTGAAGGGCGCTTCGTCGATGCTAAAATTCTTGCAGCATATCCCGAAAATTACAATGGACC CGTCATTGGCCACTTTACTATGCTCGCTCAGGAGCTAAACGTAGCCGTCGGTTGTGCCGCTTCCAACTTCCAAACTGATAATGGGTATAACACATAccttgtggcatgcaactaT GGCAGAAGCACCATACCAAACACGCCCGTCTACAGAGGATGCAAGAAGGCGGCCATCGAATGTGAGAGCGGCACCAATCCCGACTACCCGGCACTCTGCTCATTGAAAGAAAAGGTCAAATTCAACTAA
- the LOC117794360 gene encoding uncharacterized protein LOC117794360 — MHRPIVGEELTCCLRAKQSALSAIRLFYRDAEKVLYPQCELDTLAASDVYFVLDDEENELNSAGYASVNFDVTDSFLESLLYPKRAEPLLSRNKIIL; from the coding sequence ATGCATCGGCCGATTGTTGGAGAGGAGCTAACCTGTTGTCTTCGGGCCAAACAGAGTGCACTGTCCGCAATACGGCTTTTTTATCGCGATGCCGAGAAGGTTTTGTATCCGCAATGTGAGCTGGATACGTTGGCGGCCAGCGATGTTTACTTTGTGCTTGACGACGAGGAGAACGAACTGAATTCGGCCGGATATGCCAGCGTAAATTTTGATGTCACGGATTCATTTCTAGAGAGTCTATTGTATCCGAAACGTGCTGAGCCCCTTCTATCcagaaataaaatcattttgtga
- the LOC117786449 gene encoding uncharacterized protein LOC117786449 → MFQHSAIGISLGLSPSPSLSYLTTTVVTTSLTSLTRKFLHHFGSRNNNITILHEVGPDEVDEPPLTLNTHEILPLKPLKKKPYLPLEKVLPVIDYVKPHPLKEYELHPVTFDFNLGDLEDLEHEVIKKGDLSSEEQHVLSNGDATELSYKPINPDDNDTVDVDISELAEVSSTEPTTATTAATTTSTTTTTTTTSSSHIFKILRNKPSTKKGRELLKQTDDDMQLKTLGSTINSISRYLSNNASGSVNASSMAESLYGSANYFQIVTNLYDHFYWQISEIRTTVRKVCGLEMQAYLTALHSSYEWAQKAYDASGRYRGQLLFGNDKWLGQLGFCLELNRQLPSEGRKHFDLEFYVADITLHLPHLNRTQQMLSLGECLPKSCSAHDVQSILSLDPYARMLTVLGAHNATMQQPALQVLRVRTVPGIYSHWRQLKFQVFISFLLTLLLVMIVATYYQLKIDERRLVVAPAIPAISAKCDAASKSGDYETAYYGKPFELFQMRPLGSNGIVSADNTLDAQIDMNGNRQRPGDVPTIAAEVADATATTSMAGSTAKQTEKTEMTDYQVETGSCTGVTGTYEAEQPIALHQQLLLCFALQTNAKAILNIDKTKETHTSCLHGMRVLSVLWTMMVHTYLQMFAIGENKFERVITERSFWYQIIGNATFSVDSFFFISGLLVTLLYVKQERKHSTDSCTFVRRSCSETLMMLIYRYLRLTPVYLFVVLFNDFAVRQGLDSSVFQPAKSEHNTCRIYWWRNILYINNFFPQHEMCMMWSWYMANDMQFYVMGSLLLALSRKYFKAVALALIVFLISSWSIAGIVSLQHQYTHKVALPFESFDFLYDKPWQRVGPYIVGMFAGYVLYKVKTPPQISRRVNLSLWAVSLGILLLVVLGVWDGELSVVNTAFYVGVGHTAFGCGLIWIVLSCCWGLAPMVNAILSYRVLWPLSRLTYCAYLIHPIIMFICSSHMSGTVHLNNPMILTMFLGNAVVSFGTAFVISALFEAPVIRILKICFKK, encoded by the exons ATGTTCCAGCATTCGGCAATCGGCATCAGCCTCGGtctcagtcccagtcccagtttGAGCTATCTAACAACGACGGTGGTCACAACAAGTTTAACAAGTTTAACCaggaaatttt TGCATCATTTTggcagcagaaacaacaatataaCCATATTGCATGAGGTTGGCCCCGACGAGGTGGATGAGCCTCCATTGACGCTCAATACACATGAGATTCTGCCATTGAAACCGCTGAAAAAGAAACCCTATTTGCCGCTAGAGAAAGTGTTGCCCGTCATCGATTATGTGAAACCGCATCCGCTCAAGGAATATGAACTGCATCCGGTCACATTTGATTTCAACTTGGGCGATCTCGAGGATCTAGAGCATGAGGTCATCAAAAAGGGGGATCTTAGCAGCGAGGAGCAACATGTCCTCAGCAATGGTGATGCCACCGAACTCAGCTATAAGCCCATAAATCCCGATGACAATGATACCGTCGATGTGGACATATCCGAGTTGGCCGAAGTTAGTTCTACAGAGCCAACCACAGCCAC aacagcagcaacaacaacatcgacaacaacaacgacaacaaccacgTCCAGCTCGCACATCTTTAAGATTCTACGAAATAAGCCCTCCACGAAAAAGGGTCGAGAGCTACTCAAACAAACTGACGATGATATGCAGCTTAAAACTTTGGGCAGTACCATCAATAGCATCAGTCGCTATCTGAGCAATAATGCATCTGGCAGTGTCAATGCATCCAGCATGGCTGAAAGTCTCTATGGATCGGCCAACTACTTTCAGATTGTCACGAATCTCTATGATCATTTCTACTGGCAAATCTCCGAGATACGCACCACAGTTCGCAAGGTGTGCGGTCTCGAGATGCAGGCCTATCTAACCGCTCTACATTCCAGCTACGAGTGGGCACAAAAAG CCTATGATGCATCGGGTCGCTATCGTGGTCAGCTGCTGTTTGGCAATGACAAGTGGCTGGGCCAGCTGGGATTTTGCCTGGAGCTCAATCGGCAGCTGCCCAGCGAGGGGCGCAAGCACTTTGACCTGGAGTTCTATGTGGCAGACATAACGCTGCATCTGCCGCATCTCAATCGAACG caacaaatgttgagCCTGGGCGAGTGTCTGCCCAAATCCTGTTCGGCCCATGATGTCCAGTCGATACTATCGCTGGATCCCTATGCCCGCATGCTGACCGTACTGGGAGCACACAATGCAACCATGCAACAGCCGGCGTTGCAAGTGCTGCGCGTACGCACAGTTCCAGGTATCTACAGTCATTGGAGGCAACTGAAGTTTCAGGTGTTTAT AAGCTTTCTGCTGACACTGCTGCTGGTGATGATCGTTGCCACTTATTACCAGCTGAAGATCGATGAGAGACGTCTGGTTGTGGCACCGGCCATACCCGCTATAAGCGCCAAATGCGATGCAGCCTCCAAGAGTGGCGACTATGAGACAGCGTACTATGGCAAACCCTTTGAGCTCTTCCAAATGCGACCACTCGGCAGCAATGGCATTGTCAGTGCTGACAACACGCTCGATGCCCAAATTGATATGAATGGGAATAGGCAAAGACCTGGAGATGTGCCCACAATTGCAGCTGAGGTTGCTGATGCCACAGCGACCACATCAATGGCTGGATCAACGGCCAAACAGACTGAAAAGACTGAGATGACCGATTATCAGGTGGAAACTGGCAGCTGTACGGGCGTTACGGGCACTTATGAGGCCGAACAACCCATTG CTCTAcatcaacagctgctgctttgctttgcgcTGCAAACGAATGCCAAGGCCATTCTAAACATTGACAAGACGAAGGAG ACACACACTTCATGTTTGCATGGTATGCGGGTCTTGTCCGTGCTCTGGACAATGATGGTGCACACGTATTTGCAAATGTTTGCCATTGGTGAAAATAAG TTTGAGCGCGTGATCACTGAACGTTCGTTCTGGTATCAGATCATTGGTAATGCCACATTCTCCGTGGACTCGTTCTTCTTCATAAGCGGCCTGCTGGTCACCCTGCTCTATGTGAAACAGGAGCGCAAACATTCCACAGACTCCTGCACCTTTGTTCGTCGCAGTTGCTCCGAGACGCTAATGATGCTCATCTATCGCTATCTGCGCCTCACACCCGTCTACCTCTTTGTGGTGTTGTTTAATGATTTTGCCGTCCGGCAGGGACTGGACTCGTCCGTCTTTCAGCCAGCCAAATCGGAGCATAATACGTGCCGCATTTATTGGTGGCGCAACATACTGTACATCAACAACTTCTTTCCACAGCACGAGATGTGCATGATGTGGAGCTGGTATATGGCCAATGATATGCAGTTCTATGTCATGGGATCCCTGCTATTGGCCCTATCCAGAAA ATATTTTAAGGCTGTAGCATTAGCGCTGATCGTCTTTCTGATCAGTTCATGGAGCATTGCGGGCATTGTTTCCCTGCAGCATCAATATACCCATAAAGTAGCGCTACCCTTTGAGTCATTTGATTTTCTCTACGACAAGCCCTGGCAACGTGTGGGACCCTACATTGTAG GCATGTTCGCTGGGTACGTATTGTATAAGGTGAAGACGCCGCCGCAGATCTCGAGACGGGTTAATTTGAGTCTGTGGGCAGTCAGCCTTGGAATTCTGTTGCTGGTTGTCCTGGGCGTTTGGGATGGCGAGCTGAGCGTTGTGAATACCGCCTTTTATGTGGGCGTGGGCCATACCGCCTTTGGATGCGGCCTTATCTGGATTGTGCTCTCCTGCTGTTGGGGTCTGGCGCCCATGGTGAATGCGATACTCTCGTATCGGGTACTTTGGCCACTGTCGCGTCTTACGTACTGCGCCTATCTCATCCATCCGATCATCATGTTCATCTGTTCGTCCCATATGAGCGGTACTGTACATCTGAACAACCCAATGATTTTGACAATGTTTCTGGGCAATGCTGTCGTCTCCTTTGGCACCGCTTTTGTCATCTCTGCACTTTTCGAGGCGCCAGTCATACGCATACTTAAGATCTGCTTCAAAAAGTGA